The Fuscovulum sp. sequence GGAAATCCTCGTTGGTCAAGGCGGTTCACGCCGCGATCCGGGCCGAAGGGCATGATCTGAAGATCGTGGAACTCTCCCGCGAAGACCTGCCCTCTGTCAGCCGCCTGCTGGCCCATCTGCGCGCCGCCGCGCCCCTGCGCTTCATCCTGTTCTGCGATGACCTGTCCTTCAGCCATGATGACCAACATTACAAAAGCCTGAAGGCCGTGCTGGACGGCGGCATCGAAGGCCGCCCCGACAATGTGCTTTTCTACGCCACCTCGAACCGCCGTCACCTGATGCCGCGCGACATGATCGAAAACGAACGTTCTTCTGCGATCAACCCGTCCGAGGCGGTGGAAGAAAAGGTTTCGCTCTCCGACAGGTTCGGTCTTTGGCTGGGCTTTCATCCCTGTTCGCAGGATGACTACCTCGACATGATCCGCGGCTATTGTGCCGCCCATGGCGTAACCATCCCAGAAGACCGTCTCTGGGCCGAAGCCATTGAATGGCAGGCCACGCGCGGCGGGCGGTCGGGAAGGGTGGCATGGCAATTCTTCTGTGATCTTGCCGCCCGCGAAGGTATCCGGATCTGACGGCTGGCGCGGCCCGGCCCTTGCGCAAGGCCGGGCTCTGCCCTATTTAAGCGCTTCTCTTCGCCAAACGGCCCCCATGCTGACCGAGATCCTCATCGTCGTTGCCCTGATCCTGCTGAACGGGGTCTTGGCCATGTCCGAACTTGCCATCGTTTCGGCCCGCCCCGCCCGCCTCAAATCGCTCGAAGGCAAATCCATCGGTGCCGGTGCCGCCCTGCGGCTGGCCGAAGACCCCGGTCGCTTCCTATCGACGGTCCAGATCGGCATCACCGCAGTCGGCGTTCTGTCAGGCGCCTTTTCCGGTGCCACACTCGGCGCGCGTTTGTCGGGTTGGCTGGTGGGGCAGGGCATGTCAGCCGACCTTGCCTCTACCCTTGGCGTCGGTGGTGTGGTCATGGTGCTGACCTATCTGTCGCTGATCATCGGCGAACTCGTCCCCAAACAGCTTGCCCTCCGCAATCCCGAAGCGGTCGCCATCCGCATGGCCCCGGCGATGCTCTTGCTGTCGCGTGTCGCAGCCCCTGTCGTCTGGCTTTTGGATCGGTCGGGCAAGCTGATCCTGCGCCTGCTGGGCGCCTCGGGCGATGGCGGCGGAAAGGTGACCGAAGAAGAGGTGCACACCCTTCTGACCGAGGCCCGCGCCGAAGGTCTGATCGAACATGAAGAACGCGAGATGCTCGCCGGCGTCATGCGTCTGGCCGACCGCACCGCCCGCGCCCTGATGACCCCCCGGCATGAGGTCCATATGCTGGACCTCCACGCCACGCCCGCCGAAACCGTCGCCGCGATGCGCCGCATAGGCCGCCCCCGCATGCCCGTCCGCAACGCGGAAACCGATGAGGTGGTGGGCATCATAACCCTTGCCGATGCTTTTGATGCGCTGTCCCGCCGCCAAAGCCTCGATCCCCAGCGCCTGCTGCGCGAAGTGCCGGTCGTGTCGGACAAGGCCGATGCTCTGGACGTGATGGAAATTCTGCGCGGCTCTGCGCACCATCTGGCACTGGTCTATGATGAATACGGCCATTTCGAAGGGATCATCACCTCGGGCGATATCCTTGAGGCGATCACCGGCACCGTGGCCATCCAGTCCGACGAAGAACCCGCCTTGCTGGAACGCGAAGACGGCAGTCTGCTGGTCTCCGGCTGGATGCCCGCCGATGAATTCTGCGACAGGCTGGGTATCCCCCGCGAACTGGCAGGGGGGTATGAAACCGTGGCAGGGTTGATCCTGAACCTGTTCGGCCGCATTCCCACATTGGGCGAGGCGACGGCAGCCGAAGGTTTCCGCTTTGAAATCATCGATCTGGATGATCGCCGGATCGACAAGCTGCTGGTCAGCCGGATCGGCTGACCGCCCGCTTAAGGCCCGGCTTACTACAGGCCCGACTTACTTCAAGAACGGCATCGGATCGGTGCTCGCCGCACCGCGCCGCACCTCGAAATGCAGGAAGGACGGGTTGCCCGACCGTACATTTGCGATGGTCTGGCCCTTGGTGACCTTGTCGCCCTTCTTGACCGTAATCCCGGCCACGCCCGCATAAACCGTCAGCAATCCGCCCTCGTGACGGATCACGATGATCGGCGTCTGCGCCGTGTCCTGCGTGATGGCGGCCACGGTTCCCGCCGCTGCCGCCATCACCGGGGCCCCGGCCGGGGCAGCAATGTCGATGCCTTCGTTCTTGGGCGGGGCATAGCCGCGGATGATATTGCCATTCGCCGGCATCGCGAATTGCGCCGCCGAAGCGCTGGTCCGGGTTTCGCCCAGATCGGGCGATGCGGGCACATCCTTGGCGGCCTCTGCTGCGGGCTTCGTCTCCTCATCCGGCAGCGGCTTGGCGGCCGATGGCGGTTCGGGCGTGGGCGATCCGGCACCGGGCGGGGTCACCACTTCCACAGGCCGCTCGGGCGGTTGCCCGGTCGGTGTGGGGATCATCAGATACTGGCCCTCACGCACTTCCAACTGCGGGCCAAGCCCGTTCCAATCGGCCAAAGCGCGGGCTGATACGTTATAGGTCCGCGCAATGGAAAACGCCGTTTCGCCACGCTTCACCTGATGCCGCGTCGGAGCCATGGCGCCAAGGGCGCTGTCGTTCGAGGCTGCCGCCACCGGCTGGCTCGTGGCGGTGTTGTCCACCCGGTCCAGCGCCGTGGTCGCGATGCTGGTCACACTGACCGCGCCTCCCCCGGCCGATGGCAACGGAGCCGCGGCCACCGTGCCGCCCCCGATCACCGCGCCCGCGCTTGTGCCGCCACCCGCCGCCGCCACCCGGCGCGGCAGGGCCAGCACTTCACCATCCCGCAGGGGCGCTTCGGCCTGAATGGCGTTGTAGTTTGCCAGTTCCGCCGGGTTGATCCCGATCCGTGCCGCGACACTGCTCACGGTATCCCCGCGCCGCGCCACTGCCACCTGATAGCCCGGATAGCTGATCACCCCGTTCGCATCCGGCATCGGCCGCGCCGCCGTGGCCTGCCGTGCCGCCTCTGTGGTGTCCAGCGTGCTGCCACCGCCCCGGAAATCCCAGTCTAGTTCCGACATCATCCCCGGCTGCCCGCCCGTGCAGGCCGCAAGGGCAAGGACCGAGGTCAATCCAAGGGCGCGCATCGTCAGGGGTGCGAAGGTCATGCTCTGTCTCTCTGCCGTCGTTCGGGTTGAAACCCCGAAGCCATTTCCAGTCATTCGGTCCCAAGCCCCTCGACCAGCGGCACGAAACGCACCGGTCGCAGCTCGTCATAATCAAATCCGCTGTCAGTGCGCGTCACCTTGATCAGGCTCTGCACAGTATCCGACTGCCCAACAGGCAATACCATGATACCGCCGGTTTTCAATTGCGCCAATAGGGGGCCTGGGGGGTCTTCGGCGGCTGCTGTCACGATGATGCGATCAAACGGC is a genomic window containing:
- a CDS encoding hemolysin family protein → MLTEILIVVALILLNGVLAMSELAIVSARPARLKSLEGKSIGAGAALRLAEDPGRFLSTVQIGITAVGVLSGAFSGATLGARLSGWLVGQGMSADLASTLGVGGVVMVLTYLSLIIGELVPKQLALRNPEAVAIRMAPAMLLLSRVAAPVVWLLDRSGKLILRLLGASGDGGGKVTEEEVHTLLTEARAEGLIEHEEREMLAGVMRLADRTARALMTPRHEVHMLDLHATPAETVAAMRRIGRPRMPVRNAETDEVVGIITLADAFDALSRRQSLDPQRLLREVPVVSDKADALDVMEILRGSAHHLALVYDEYGHFEGIITSGDILEAITGTVAIQSDEEPALLEREDGSLLVSGWMPADEFCDRLGIPRELAGGYETVAGLILNLFGRIPTLGEATAAEGFRFEIIDLDDRRIDKLLVSRIG
- a CDS encoding ATP-binding protein, with protein sequence MTDELLARIAAALERMAPAPMPAPDFGAEAFAWHTDPDRLEPVRRVSRVDIGLLIGVNRSRDTLLENTRHFAAGLPANNALLWGARGMGKSSLVKAVHAAIRAEGHDLKIVELSREDLPSVSRLLAHLRAAAPLRFILFCDDLSFSHDDQHYKSLKAVLDGGIEGRPDNVLFYATSNRRHLMPRDMIENERSSAINPSEAVEEKVSLSDRFGLWLGFHPCSQDDYLDMIRGYCAAHGVTIPEDRLWAEAIEWQATRGGRSGRVAWQFFCDLAAREGIRI
- a CDS encoding peptidoglycan DD-metalloendopeptidase family protein: MTFAPLTMRALGLTSVLALAACTGGQPGMMSELDWDFRGGGSTLDTTEAARQATAARPMPDANGVISYPGYQVAVARRGDTVSSVAARIGINPAELANYNAIQAEAPLRDGEVLALPRRVAAAGGGTSAGAVIGGGTVAAAPLPSAGGGAVSVTSIATTALDRVDNTATSQPVAAASNDSALGAMAPTRHQVKRGETAFSIARTYNVSARALADWNGLGPQLEVREGQYLMIPTPTGQPPERPVEVVTPPGAGSPTPEPPSAAKPLPDEETKPAAEAAKDVPASPDLGETRTSASAAQFAMPANGNIIRGYAPPKNEGIDIAAPAGAPVMAAAAGTVAAITQDTAQTPIIVIRHEGGLLTVYAGVAGITVKKGDKVTKGQTIANVRSGNPSFLHFEVRRGAASTDPMPFLK